One stretch of Clavelina lepadiformis chromosome 6, kaClaLepa1.1, whole genome shotgun sequence DNA includes these proteins:
- the LOC143462397 gene encoding epithelial membrane protein 1-like, with protein MNQNFLLSFEIFFITCSVTLSLVSFVTTDWIHKSHDKMSQGLWEVCVSHLCRSFSTIGIKEPPYIQAVRAFIIMSMVGQAMSTCSIIYAFSNKSYHRKLTTALLLWSGICTLVAMAAYIINMTSSESGFEFGFSFILGWLPAGLCFALAVFTAIAHRPQREDLLIGAYT; from the exons ATGAATCAAAATTTTCTACTCTCCTTTGAGATATTTTTCATCACGTGCTCTGTGACACTCTCACTCGTCTCTTTCGTCACGACTGACTGGATTCATAAATCACATGACAAGATGTCACAAGGTTTATGGGAAGTTTGCGTCAGCCATCTTTGCAGGTCGTTTTCAACAATTGGAATCAAAGAACCTCCTTATATTCAAGCAGTCCGGGCTTTCATTATAATGTCGATGGTGGGCCAAGCGATGTCGACTTGTTCGATAATTTACGCTTTTTCCAACAAAAGTTATCATCGAAAACTTACCACGGCTCTGCTGCTATGGTCAG GAATCTGCACCTTGGTTGCCATGGCAGCGTACATCATAAACATGACGTCATCCGAATCAGGATTCGAGtttggtttttcttttattctgGGCTGGTTGCCGGCTGGCCTGTGCTTTGCCCTGGCTGTCTTCACTGCAATAGCTCATCGACCACAGAGGGAAGATTTACTTATTGGCGCTTACACGTGA
- the LOC143463487 gene encoding uncharacterized protein LOC143463487, with amino-acid sequence MKDKSKIIFFLPTIFVILTLEVISLATPEWAYLDIKYEKDSENIVKATLGLWKICLKESNISNCYDFPSPDWNDLVHDADGPKSPAIIEATRWILTSVIPFLVASGLLPIWNHYKAFSWVFLSAGFLQLIGVFIFTGHMFGKIGEGGAGYSFYIGWVSAGLSFFVSLWTVMSLNRKSASTGSVRPYSRGGYGGGGGYGGGGGYGGGDFGGSGGCDGGGGGGGACGGGGGECGGDGGG; translated from the exons ATGAAAGACAaatctaaaattatattttttctcCCCACAATCTTTGTCATCTTGACTTTGGAAGTAATATCTTTGGCGACACCAGAATGGGCCTATTTGgatataaaatatgaaaaagatTCAGAAAATATCGTTAAAGCCACTTTGGGTTTGTGGAAAATATGCCTGAAGGAAAGCAACATCTCAAACTGCTACGACTTTCCATCCCCGGATTGGAATGATCTCGTTCATGACGCAGATGGTCCAAAATCTCCAGCAATAATAGAAGCTACTCGATGGATTTTAACCTCAGTAATTCCCTTCCTCGTTGCATCAGGATTACTGCCGATATGGAACCATTACAAAGCTTTTAGTTGGGTGTTTTTGTCAGCAG GCTTCCTACAGCTTATCGGAGTGTTTATCTTTACCGGGCACATGTTTGGCAAGATAGGGGAAGGAGGGGCCGGTTATTCATTCTACATTGGCTGGGTTTCGGCCGGGCTCAGTTTTTTCGTATCTCTCTGGACAGTGATGTCTTTAAACAGGAAGTCTGCTTCAACCGGAAGTGTACGTCCTTACAGTCGTGGCGGTTATGGTGGTGGTGGCGGTTATGGTGGTGGCGGCGGTTATGGAGGTGGAGATTTCGGTGGATCGGGAGGATGTGATGGCGGGGGTGGAGGAGGAGGAGCGTGCGGAGGAGGAGGAGGTGAATGTGGCGGCGATGGTGGCGGTTGA
- the LOC143463081 gene encoding epithelial membrane protein 1-like, whose protein sequence is MNPTQQLQVTVVLISVSLILAIVSQATAAWAHSSYDNSSIGLWQLCLSNICRSFWDLGLKEAAYVDAVRAFSIMSMIFQCTALALTLMAFKNQSGNHRRNTSSVMMSAGVFMFIAMIVFSTKYHLSFSVSFGYSFYLGWINFAFSFLIAGFIYCFKERNPPVYPVPE, encoded by the exons ATGAATCCGACCCAACAGCTTCAAGTAACAGTTGTTCTGATTTCCGTTTCCCTCATCCTAGCTATCGTTTCCCAAGCAACAGCAGCTTGGGCGCATTCCTCTTACGACAACTCTTCAATTGGTCTGTGGCAACTTTGTCTCAGTAATATATGTCGCTCATTCTGGGACCTGGGGCTCAAAGAAGCAGCTTATGTCGACGCTGTCCGAGCCTTTAGTATAATGTCCATGATATTCCAATGCACAGCCTTGGCCCTCACTCTCATGGCATTTAAGAACCAGTCCGGTAACCACCGCAGAAACACATCGTCCGTTATGATGTCAGCAG GTGTCTTTATGTTCATCGCAATGATCGTTTTTTCCACCAAATACCACTTGTCTTTCTCCGTCAGTTTCGGTTATTCCTTCTACTTGGGGTGGATCAACTtcgctttttcttttttgatcgCTGGGTTCATTTATTGTTTCAAGGAACGAAACCCACCCGTATATCCTGTCCCTGAATAG